From the Phyllopteryx taeniolatus isolate TA_2022b chromosome 20, UOR_Ptae_1.2, whole genome shotgun sequence genome, one window contains:
- the znf438 gene encoding zinc finger protein 438 isoform X3 has translation MKSLQFRSIAPKAPVIVPCPSSAVLSCQPPTALLEANSGSSPKSIVVPTQNYALMQIAGQDGTFSLVALPPSVSSQTTQRQQSPQTQSIQKNLKLPIPRYKPVRKAGTTDKVGSPPISLRVKTASGVAVTPQTKTLVSSRSALIKKKREPCAVTQKSKEEVSEQVIFIDPAHSEISVPALLPDNAVLYPGSRLEQTSDKAEQSATTGVTQNPSPPSTLPTDLKTSPGKSKEQSGTKIRICQSKPASAQPPNSITVISPAIFGKAVQIIPSPPKGKLPILPYSKMKTNLIPAAKLNLSQDKDCLSQSGPMSPKDLTSSIHEKSEALGCSQMPNSSHQPQNKNALIPVLGNLQKLPGKKRGRKRKTMEDILAYEARKKRSLSFFRRRVPEKPIVISGSKQKEVDISKKYRSIQPKPVLVIEALPHLLSLPASTSDGQEPDHVLSHQLPTSTATQDLDCSPQHPPVTLHLSCTSHSRIPGASRSVHRCPTCSRCFQFKHRLQSHMNIHTNSRPYVCPVCRKAYAHSGSLSTHMKLHHSEAPSRRSLCCEFCEKAFGYVGVYFRHLREVHKVLLTVEPSIRHHEEDVTVEWDKSEASDELDPEESVELQIKCGRCQVVTLNFADMKMHLLYVHGEEVLIQPRGNQPMPGGLKAEKELVKHAAHYWRQLNKKRNLVKCGNCDEEFFSFAKLKRHMMFHHCGSEGEDSKTVTTSAAVGCLGVLAAGSAFNCVLCSKVLDTKEGVLEHWRGHHHCKQPSLLWAALSTYSGLEDDEANRDLDTPVPSPH, from the exons ATGAAGAGTCTTCAGTTCCGCAGCATCGCCCCCAAGGCCCCAGTCATTGTGCCTTGCCCATCCTCTGCAGTCCTATCCTGCCAACCTCCCACTGCCCTTCTTGAAGCTAATAGTGGATCCAGCCCTAAATCCATTGTTGTGCCGACTCAAAACTATGCACTGATGCAAATTGCTGGTCAGGATGGCACATTCTCTCTGGTGGCACTGCCCCCTTCTGTCTCCTCTCAGACAACACAGCGACAACAATCTCCACAAACCCAGTCCATCCAAAAGAATCTCAAGCTCCCCATACCCAGATACAAGCCTGTGCGGAAAGCAGGGACTACAGATAAAGTTGGATCACCACCAATATCTCTAAGAGTAAAAACCGCCTCTGGGGTTGCTGTGACACCACAGACAAAAACGCTGGTGAGCAGCAGGTCGGCGTTGatcaagaaaaagagagagccGTGTGCGGTCACTCAAAAGTCAAAAGAGGAGGTGTCGGAGCAGGTCATTTTTATAGACCCGGCCCATTCTGAAATCTCTGTCCCTGCCCTTTTGCCAGACAATGCTGTCCTGTACCCGGGTTCCCGATTAGAACAAACCTCAGATAAAGCTGAACAATCTGCAACAACAGGCGTTACTCAAAATCCATCCCCACCTTCTACTCTCCCAACTGATCTCAAAACATCCCCAGGAAAATCCAAGGAGCAAAGTGGTACTAAGATCAGGATCTGCCAATCTAAGCCTGCATCGGCTCAGCCTCCAAACAGCATCACTGTTATCTCTCCAGCCATCTTCGGCAAAGCAGTGCAGATTATCCCTTCCCCTCCCAAGGGTAAACTGCCCATTCTACCCTACTCTAAAATGAAGACCAATCTCATTCCAGCTGCCAAGCTCAACTTGTCCCAAGATAAGGATTGCTTAAGCCAGTCAGGTCCCATGAGTCCCAAAGATCTTACATCCTCGATCCATGAGAAATCTGAAGCTCTGGGTTGTAGCCAGATGCCAAACTCATCTCATCAGCCTCAGAATAAGAACGCTCTCATCCCGGTGTTGGGGAACCTTCAGAAGCTGCCAGGAAAGAAGAGAGGAAGAAAGAGAAAGACAATGGAAGACATCTTAGCATATGAGGCCCGAAAGAAGAGGTCATTGTCCTTTTTTCGTAGAAGGGTCCCTGAAAAACCAATAGTCATTTCAGGTTCCAAGCAAAAAGAAGTTGACATTTCAAAGAAGTACCGTAGCATTCAGCCCAAGCCAGTGTTGGTGATTGAGGCACTTCCCCATCTACTTAGCTTGCCTGCTAGTACTTCAGATGGTCAAGAACCAGACCATGTACTGAGTCATCAGCTCCCCACTTCCACCGCAACTCAGGACCTAGATTGTTCTCCCCAACATCCCCCAGTCACTCTACACCTGAGTTGTACGTCCCATTCCAGAATTCCTGGAGCTAGCCGCTCTGTCCATCGTTGCCCCACCTGTAGCCGCTGCTTCCAGTTTAAGCATCGCCTCCAGAGCCACATGAACATTCACACCAACAGTCGACCATATGTCTGCCCGGTGTGCCGCAAAGCCTACGCGCATTCTGGCAGCCTGAGCACCCATATGAAGCTTCACCATTCTGAGGCTCCATCTCGTCGGTCTCTATGCTGTGAGTTCTGCGAAAAGGCCTTTGGATATGTGGGTGTTTATTTCAGGCATCTGCGAGAGGTGCACAAGGTCTTGCTAACAGTGGAGCCATCCATTCGACATCATGAGGAGGATGTGACTGTTGAGTG GGACAAGTCTGAAGCATCAGATGAGCTGGATCCTGAGGAATCTGTCGAGCTGCAGATTAAATGCGGCCGCTGCCAAGTGGTCACTCTTAATTTTGCCGACATGAAGATGCACCTTCTGTATGTTCATGGGGAGGAGGTCCTGATCCAGCCTCGGGGGAATCAACCTATGCCGGGTGGTCTTAAGGCTGAGAAAGAGCTGGTAAAACACGCCGCACACTACTGGCGACAGCTCAACAAGAAGCGCAACCTGGTCAAGTGTGGCAACTGCGATGAGGAGTTCTTCTCTTTTGCTAAActcaagaggcatatgatgttCCATCACTGTGGAAGTGAAGGGGAGGACAGCAAGACTGTCACAACATCAGCTGCTGTCGGATGCCTTGGGGTACTTGCAGCAGGTTCTGCCTTTAACTGTGTACTTTGCAGTAAGGTGTTGGATACAAAAGAAGGGGTTCTGGAGCACTGGAGGGGTCACCACCACTGTAAGCAACCAAGTTTACTGTGGGCTGCCCTGAGCACCTACTCCGGTCTGGAAGACGATGAGGCCAACAGGGATCTGGACACTCCTGTTCCAAGCCCACATTAG
- the znf438 gene encoding zinc finger protein 438 isoform X2, protein MTKELINWFPVNPAIQMKSLQFRSIAPKAPVIVPCPSSAVLSCQPPTALLEANSGSSPKSIVVPTQNYALMQIAGQDGTFSLVALPPSVSSQTTQRQQSPQTQSIQKNLKLPIPRYKPVRKAGTTDKVGSPPISLRVKTASGVAVTPQTKTLVSSRSALIKKKREPCAVTQKSKEEVSEQVIFIDPAHSEISVPALLPDNAVLYPGSRLEQTSDKAEQSATTGVTQNPSPPSTLPTDLKTSPGKSKEQSGTKIRICQSKPASAQPPNSITVISPAIFGKAVQIIPSPPKGKLPILPYSKMKTNLIPAAKLNLSQDKDCLSQSGPMSPKDLTSSIHEKSEALGCSQMPNSSHQPQNKNALIPVLGNLQKLPGKKRGRKRKTMEDILAYEARKKRSLSFFRRRVPEKPIVISGSKQKEVDISKKYRSIQPKPVLVIEALPHLLSLPASTSDGQEPDHVLSHQLPTSTATQDLDCSPQHPPVTLHLSCTSHSRIPGASRSVHRCPTCSRCFQFKHRLQSHMNIHTNSRPYVCPVCRKAYAHSGSLSTHMKLHHSEAPSRRSLCCEFCEKAFGYVGVYFRHLREVHKVLLTVEPSIRHHEEDVTVEWDKSEASDELDPEESVELQIKCGRCQVVTLNFADMKMHLLYVHGEEVLIQPRGNQPMPGGLKAEKELVKHAAHYWRQLNKKRNLVKCGNCDEEFFSFAKLKRHMMFHHCGSEGEDSKTVTTSAAVGCLGVLAAGSAFNCVLCSKVLDTKEGVLEHWRGHHHCKQPSLLWAALSTYSGLEDDEANRDLDTPVPSPH, encoded by the exons CTGGTTTCCAGTGAATCCAGCCATTCAAATGAAGAGTCTTCAGTTCCGCAGCATCGCCCCCAAGGCCCCAGTCATTGTGCCTTGCCCATCCTCTGCAGTCCTATCCTGCCAACCTCCCACTGCCCTTCTTGAAGCTAATAGTGGATCCAGCCCTAAATCCATTGTTGTGCCGACTCAAAACTATGCACTGATGCAAATTGCTGGTCAGGATGGCACATTCTCTCTGGTGGCACTGCCCCCTTCTGTCTCCTCTCAGACAACACAGCGACAACAATCTCCACAAACCCAGTCCATCCAAAAGAATCTCAAGCTCCCCATACCCAGATACAAGCCTGTGCGGAAAGCAGGGACTACAGATAAAGTTGGATCACCACCAATATCTCTAAGAGTAAAAACCGCCTCTGGGGTTGCTGTGACACCACAGACAAAAACGCTGGTGAGCAGCAGGTCGGCGTTGatcaagaaaaagagagagccGTGTGCGGTCACTCAAAAGTCAAAAGAGGAGGTGTCGGAGCAGGTCATTTTTATAGACCCGGCCCATTCTGAAATCTCTGTCCCTGCCCTTTTGCCAGACAATGCTGTCCTGTACCCGGGTTCCCGATTAGAACAAACCTCAGATAAAGCTGAACAATCTGCAACAACAGGCGTTACTCAAAATCCATCCCCACCTTCTACTCTCCCAACTGATCTCAAAACATCCCCAGGAAAATCCAAGGAGCAAAGTGGTACTAAGATCAGGATCTGCCAATCTAAGCCTGCATCGGCTCAGCCTCCAAACAGCATCACTGTTATCTCTCCAGCCATCTTCGGCAAAGCAGTGCAGATTATCCCTTCCCCTCCCAAGGGTAAACTGCCCATTCTACCCTACTCTAAAATGAAGACCAATCTCATTCCAGCTGCCAAGCTCAACTTGTCCCAAGATAAGGATTGCTTAAGCCAGTCAGGTCCCATGAGTCCCAAAGATCTTACATCCTCGATCCATGAGAAATCTGAAGCTCTGGGTTGTAGCCAGATGCCAAACTCATCTCATCAGCCTCAGAATAAGAACGCTCTCATCCCGGTGTTGGGGAACCTTCAGAAGCTGCCAGGAAAGAAGAGAGGAAGAAAGAGAAAGACAATGGAAGACATCTTAGCATATGAGGCCCGAAAGAAGAGGTCATTGTCCTTTTTTCGTAGAAGGGTCCCTGAAAAACCAATAGTCATTTCAGGTTCCAAGCAAAAAGAAGTTGACATTTCAAAGAAGTACCGTAGCATTCAGCCCAAGCCAGTGTTGGTGATTGAGGCACTTCCCCATCTACTTAGCTTGCCTGCTAGTACTTCAGATGGTCAAGAACCAGACCATGTACTGAGTCATCAGCTCCCCACTTCCACCGCAACTCAGGACCTAGATTGTTCTCCCCAACATCCCCCAGTCACTCTACACCTGAGTTGTACGTCCCATTCCAGAATTCCTGGAGCTAGCCGCTCTGTCCATCGTTGCCCCACCTGTAGCCGCTGCTTCCAGTTTAAGCATCGCCTCCAGAGCCACATGAACATTCACACCAACAGTCGACCATATGTCTGCCCGGTGTGCCGCAAAGCCTACGCGCATTCTGGCAGCCTGAGCACCCATATGAAGCTTCACCATTCTGAGGCTCCATCTCGTCGGTCTCTATGCTGTGAGTTCTGCGAAAAGGCCTTTGGATATGTGGGTGTTTATTTCAGGCATCTGCGAGAGGTGCACAAGGTCTTGCTAACAGTGGAGCCATCCATTCGACATCATGAGGAGGATGTGACTGTTGAGTG GGACAAGTCTGAAGCATCAGATGAGCTGGATCCTGAGGAATCTGTCGAGCTGCAGATTAAATGCGGCCGCTGCCAAGTGGTCACTCTTAATTTTGCCGACATGAAGATGCACCTTCTGTATGTTCATGGGGAGGAGGTCCTGATCCAGCCTCGGGGGAATCAACCTATGCCGGGTGGTCTTAAGGCTGAGAAAGAGCTGGTAAAACACGCCGCACACTACTGGCGACAGCTCAACAAGAAGCGCAACCTGGTCAAGTGTGGCAACTGCGATGAGGAGTTCTTCTCTTTTGCTAAActcaagaggcatatgatgttCCATCACTGTGGAAGTGAAGGGGAGGACAGCAAGACTGTCACAACATCAGCTGCTGTCGGATGCCTTGGGGTACTTGCAGCAGGTTCTGCCTTTAACTGTGTACTTTGCAGTAAGGTGTTGGATACAAAAGAAGGGGTTCTGGAGCACTGGAGGGGTCACCACCACTGTAAGCAACCAAGTTTACTGTGGGCTGCCCTGAGCACCTACTCCGGTCTGGAAGACGATGAGGCCAACAGGGATCTGGACACTCCTGTTCCAAGCCCACATTAG
- the znf438 gene encoding zinc finger protein 438 isoform X1 produces the protein MWPFSGWHLTPLWFPVNPAIQMKSLQFRSIAPKAPVIVPCPSSAVLSCQPPTALLEANSGSSPKSIVVPTQNYALMQIAGQDGTFSLVALPPSVSSQTTQRQQSPQTQSIQKNLKLPIPRYKPVRKAGTTDKVGSPPISLRVKTASGVAVTPQTKTLVSSRSALIKKKREPCAVTQKSKEEVSEQVIFIDPAHSEISVPALLPDNAVLYPGSRLEQTSDKAEQSATTGVTQNPSPPSTLPTDLKTSPGKSKEQSGTKIRICQSKPASAQPPNSITVISPAIFGKAVQIIPSPPKGKLPILPYSKMKTNLIPAAKLNLSQDKDCLSQSGPMSPKDLTSSIHEKSEALGCSQMPNSSHQPQNKNALIPVLGNLQKLPGKKRGRKRKTMEDILAYEARKKRSLSFFRRRVPEKPIVISGSKQKEVDISKKYRSIQPKPVLVIEALPHLLSLPASTSDGQEPDHVLSHQLPTSTATQDLDCSPQHPPVTLHLSCTSHSRIPGASRSVHRCPTCSRCFQFKHRLQSHMNIHTNSRPYVCPVCRKAYAHSGSLSTHMKLHHSEAPSRRSLCCEFCEKAFGYVGVYFRHLREVHKVLLTVEPSIRHHEEDVTVEWDKSEASDELDPEESVELQIKCGRCQVVTLNFADMKMHLLYVHGEEVLIQPRGNQPMPGGLKAEKELVKHAAHYWRQLNKKRNLVKCGNCDEEFFSFAKLKRHMMFHHCGSEGEDSKTVTTSAAVGCLGVLAAGSAFNCVLCSKVLDTKEGVLEHWRGHHHCKQPSLLWAALSTYSGLEDDEANRDLDTPVPSPH, from the exons ATGTGGCCCTTCTCTGGTTGGCACTTGACTCCACT CTGGTTTCCAGTGAATCCAGCCATTCAAATGAAGAGTCTTCAGTTCCGCAGCATCGCCCCCAAGGCCCCAGTCATTGTGCCTTGCCCATCCTCTGCAGTCCTATCCTGCCAACCTCCCACTGCCCTTCTTGAAGCTAATAGTGGATCCAGCCCTAAATCCATTGTTGTGCCGACTCAAAACTATGCACTGATGCAAATTGCTGGTCAGGATGGCACATTCTCTCTGGTGGCACTGCCCCCTTCTGTCTCCTCTCAGACAACACAGCGACAACAATCTCCACAAACCCAGTCCATCCAAAAGAATCTCAAGCTCCCCATACCCAGATACAAGCCTGTGCGGAAAGCAGGGACTACAGATAAAGTTGGATCACCACCAATATCTCTAAGAGTAAAAACCGCCTCTGGGGTTGCTGTGACACCACAGACAAAAACGCTGGTGAGCAGCAGGTCGGCGTTGatcaagaaaaagagagagccGTGTGCGGTCACTCAAAAGTCAAAAGAGGAGGTGTCGGAGCAGGTCATTTTTATAGACCCGGCCCATTCTGAAATCTCTGTCCCTGCCCTTTTGCCAGACAATGCTGTCCTGTACCCGGGTTCCCGATTAGAACAAACCTCAGATAAAGCTGAACAATCTGCAACAACAGGCGTTACTCAAAATCCATCCCCACCTTCTACTCTCCCAACTGATCTCAAAACATCCCCAGGAAAATCCAAGGAGCAAAGTGGTACTAAGATCAGGATCTGCCAATCTAAGCCTGCATCGGCTCAGCCTCCAAACAGCATCACTGTTATCTCTCCAGCCATCTTCGGCAAAGCAGTGCAGATTATCCCTTCCCCTCCCAAGGGTAAACTGCCCATTCTACCCTACTCTAAAATGAAGACCAATCTCATTCCAGCTGCCAAGCTCAACTTGTCCCAAGATAAGGATTGCTTAAGCCAGTCAGGTCCCATGAGTCCCAAAGATCTTACATCCTCGATCCATGAGAAATCTGAAGCTCTGGGTTGTAGCCAGATGCCAAACTCATCTCATCAGCCTCAGAATAAGAACGCTCTCATCCCGGTGTTGGGGAACCTTCAGAAGCTGCCAGGAAAGAAGAGAGGAAGAAAGAGAAAGACAATGGAAGACATCTTAGCATATGAGGCCCGAAAGAAGAGGTCATTGTCCTTTTTTCGTAGAAGGGTCCCTGAAAAACCAATAGTCATTTCAGGTTCCAAGCAAAAAGAAGTTGACATTTCAAAGAAGTACCGTAGCATTCAGCCCAAGCCAGTGTTGGTGATTGAGGCACTTCCCCATCTACTTAGCTTGCCTGCTAGTACTTCAGATGGTCAAGAACCAGACCATGTACTGAGTCATCAGCTCCCCACTTCCACCGCAACTCAGGACCTAGATTGTTCTCCCCAACATCCCCCAGTCACTCTACACCTGAGTTGTACGTCCCATTCCAGAATTCCTGGAGCTAGCCGCTCTGTCCATCGTTGCCCCACCTGTAGCCGCTGCTTCCAGTTTAAGCATCGCCTCCAGAGCCACATGAACATTCACACCAACAGTCGACCATATGTCTGCCCGGTGTGCCGCAAAGCCTACGCGCATTCTGGCAGCCTGAGCACCCATATGAAGCTTCACCATTCTGAGGCTCCATCTCGTCGGTCTCTATGCTGTGAGTTCTGCGAAAAGGCCTTTGGATATGTGGGTGTTTATTTCAGGCATCTGCGAGAGGTGCACAAGGTCTTGCTAACAGTGGAGCCATCCATTCGACATCATGAGGAGGATGTGACTGTTGAGTG GGACAAGTCTGAAGCATCAGATGAGCTGGATCCTGAGGAATCTGTCGAGCTGCAGATTAAATGCGGCCGCTGCCAAGTGGTCACTCTTAATTTTGCCGACATGAAGATGCACCTTCTGTATGTTCATGGGGAGGAGGTCCTGATCCAGCCTCGGGGGAATCAACCTATGCCGGGTGGTCTTAAGGCTGAGAAAGAGCTGGTAAAACACGCCGCACACTACTGGCGACAGCTCAACAAGAAGCGCAACCTGGTCAAGTGTGGCAACTGCGATGAGGAGTTCTTCTCTTTTGCTAAActcaagaggcatatgatgttCCATCACTGTGGAAGTGAAGGGGAGGACAGCAAGACTGTCACAACATCAGCTGCTGTCGGATGCCTTGGGGTACTTGCAGCAGGTTCTGCCTTTAACTGTGTACTTTGCAGTAAGGTGTTGGATACAAAAGAAGGGGTTCTGGAGCACTGGAGGGGTCACCACCACTGTAAGCAACCAAGTTTACTGTGGGCTGCCCTGAGCACCTACTCCGGTCTGGAAGACGATGAGGCCAACAGGGATCTGGACACTCCTGTTCCAAGCCCACATTAG